In Balnearium lithotrophicum, the genomic stretch ATCCGTAGGAGGCATTCTCAACGTTCACTCCCGTATAGATTCCGTCATCTCCGAATAGAACTGCAGAAATCCTAACATTTGAGTAGGGAGAGTAAGAGTTTTCTAAAGCCTTTTTTGCTACTTTTAAGAGTTCAACAGTCCTCATTTCACCTCCGGCCAAAAGAGGTTTTCCCTCTTTAACTCCTCAATCAACTCTAAAACCTCCTCATCGCTTAAATCGTGGAAGTCCTGGTAAAAGGAGGCAACTGCAAAGGGAAGCTCCCTACTCTCAATTAGACAGTAGACACCGTCGTAGTATCTCTCTAAGAGCTCCTTTGTGTGAACGGGACACACCGGTGATACTGCAAAGACCTTTTCAGGGTTCAATTTCCTTAAAAACTTAACGGCGGCAATTGCCGTATAACCTGAAGCAAATCCGTCGTCGACAACAACTGCAACCTTTCCGTTTAGTTTTTTATAACCCTTTCCACTTCTGTAAACCTCGTTTCTCCTTAAAACCTCCCTGTAAACCTCCCTTGCTATCTCCTTAATCGTCTTCGGAGATAGGTAATCCTTAAAATCGGGATTTAGAACAACCTCCCCATCAAGGGTTATAGCCCCAAAACCTGCCTCTGGATTCCAAGGTATAGGTAGTTTTCTGACAACTATAATGTCTAAAGGTAGTTTCTTTTTCTTTGCCATTGCATAACCTACAGGAACTCCTCCCCTTGGAATGGCAAATATTACGCTGTTTTTAGGGAGCTCTATCTTTTTAGAGACCTCTATTCCCCCGTGGAGCCTGTCCTTAAATATGGCCATCTCTCCCTCCTCAAAATAAATTTTCTACGTATTCAATATGTGGAG encodes the following:
- a CDS encoding phosphoribosyltransferase, yielding MAIFKDRLHGGIEVSKKIELPKNSVIFAIPRGGVPVGYAMAKKKKLPLDIIVVRKLPIPWNPEAGFGAITLDGEVVLNPDFKDYLSPKTIKEIAREVYREVLRRNEVYRSGKGYKKLNGKVAVVVDDGFASGYTAIAAVKFLRKLNPEKVFAVSPVCPVHTKELLERYYDGVYCLIESRELPFAVASFYQDFHDLSDEEVLELIEELKRENLFWPEVK